From a region of the Pseudanabaena sp. ABRG5-3 genome:
- the tilS gene encoding tRNA lysidine(34) synthetase TilS, protein MRLARHFTKRLRAELNIVLRSLDLLPRDARILVAVSGGQDSLCLAKLLAMQQVKFNWNLTIAHCDHQWRSDSSANASHVEMIAKEWGIDFCVRVAEITPKTEASAREWRYAMLVDMAQNRQCSYVVTGHTRSDRVETLLYNLMRGSGADGLAALTWKRSLTPEINLVRPLLNVSRYETAEFCRENQILVWEDSTNQNLDYRRNRLRLETIPYLQEHFNPQLEIAIAQTAELLHSDVGYLESQASNFFEENVSVIWDEQKPRLHRQFLQRQPLALQRRIVRQFLSRYLVHQINFEDVERLLHLLDAPNRSQSEPFKGNISAFVEHPWIVLRNS, encoded by the coding sequence TTGAGATTAGCTAGACACTTTACTAAAAGACTGCGTGCTGAGCTAAATATAGTTCTACGCTCGCTTGATCTGCTACCAAGAGATGCAAGGATTTTAGTGGCAGTATCTGGTGGACAGGATTCGCTATGTTTGGCAAAACTTTTGGCGATGCAGCAAGTAAAATTCAACTGGAATCTCACAATTGCTCATTGTGATCATCAATGGCGGAGTGATTCCAGTGCTAATGCTAGTCATGTGGAAATGATTGCCAAGGAATGGGGAATTGATTTTTGTGTAAGAGTTGCGGAAATAACGCCAAAAACTGAGGCAAGTGCGAGGGAATGGCGCTATGCAATGCTCGTAGACATGGCCCAGAATCGTCAATGTAGCTATGTGGTCACAGGGCATACCCGTAGCGATCGCGTTGAAACCTTGCTATACAACCTCATGCGAGGGAGTGGGGCAGATGGTCTGGCGGCATTAACTTGGAAGCGATCGCTGACACCTGAGATTAATTTAGTCCGACCTTTGTTAAATGTCAGCCGCTACGAGACCGCAGAGTTTTGCCGTGAAAATCAAATTCTTGTGTGGGAAGACAGCACCAATCAAAATCTAGACTATCGTCGCAATCGTTTGCGTTTAGAGACGATTCCTTACTTACAAGAGCATTTCAATCCTCAACTAGAAATTGCGATCGCGCAAACAGCCGAACTTTTGCATAGTGATGTGGGCTATCTAGAGAGTCAGGCTAGCAATTTTTTTGAAGAGAATGTTTCTGTAATTTGGGATGAGCAAAAACCTCGTTTACATCGTCAATTCTTGCAAAGACAACCTTTGGCTCTACAAAGAAGAATTGTGAGACAGTTTTTGTCGCGCTATTTAGTCCATCAAATAAATTTTGAGGATGTAGAGCGATTATTGCATTTGCTAGATGCACCCAATCGCTCACAAAGTGAACCATTCAAGGGCAATATCTCTGCCTTTGTAGAACATCCTTGGATTGTTCTTCGTAATAGTTAG
- the uvrA gene encoding excinuclease ABC subunit UvrA produces the protein MPDHTHIQVRGARQHNLKNVDLTIPRDRLIVFTGVSGSGKSSLAFDTIFAEGQRRYVESLSAYARQFLGQVDKPDVDYIEGLSPAISIDQKSTSHNPRSTVGTVTEIYDYLRLLFGRAGSPHCPICDRNIAPQSIDHMVDTIMELSDRTRFQLLAPVIRGKKGTHKKLLASLASEGFGRVRIDGEVRELSDNIELDKNKLHDIEIVVDRLVRKDDIQERLTDSLATCLKRAEGIAMVEILNPSPPAPLPEGEGSKKSKPESNILTFSENFACPEHGAVMEELSPRMFSFNSPYGACPACHGLGSIKTFNPELIVPDPSLPVYAAIAPWADKTHTYYISLLSSVGEYAGFEINTPWEKLSQAQIDIILYGTTEKILIKPDSLYRDRSEGYYKRYEGAIAILEQQYKEAGESQRQKLENYLIEQSCATCEGTRLKPESLAVRIGGFNIIDFVSVPIGTCLDRLKNLDLDTRTRQIGDRVLQEIEARLQFLLDVGLDYLTLDRSTMSLSGGEAQRIRLATQIGSGLTGVLYVLDEPSIGLHQRDNSRLLATLTKLRDLGNTLIVVEHDEETIRAADYLVDIGPGAGVHGGRVVAQGSVKDIEKNPESLTGAYLSKQKQIFTPAERREGNGKHLEICNAHLNNLKNVNVKIPLGKLVCITGVSGSGKSTLINDLLHHSLEHNFSRKVPVPKGIDEVKGLKHLDKFIVIDQSPIGRTPRSNPATYTGLFDVIRETFALTTAAKTRGYKAGQFSFNVKGGRCEACSGQGVNIISMNFLPDVYVQCDVCKGARYNRETLQVKYKEKTIADVLDMTIEEAMHFFENIPSAHAKLGMLVDVGLGYVRLGQSAPTLSGGEAQRVKLATELARRATGKTLYLIDEPTTGLSFYDVHKLLDVMQRLVDKGNSIITIEHNLDVIRCADWIIDLGPEGGDRGGEVIAEGTPEQVAKVKKSYTGKYLKQVLAEYPRSKP, from the coding sequence ATGCCAGACCATACCCACATCCAAGTTAGAGGTGCGAGACAGCACAACCTCAAAAATGTTGACCTGACGATTCCCCGCGATCGCCTGATTGTGTTTACAGGTGTATCTGGCTCTGGCAAATCATCCCTCGCCTTTGACACGATTTTTGCCGAGGGTCAGCGTCGCTATGTGGAATCGCTCAGCGCCTATGCGCGGCAATTTTTAGGACAAGTCGATAAGCCCGATGTGGACTATATCGAGGGTTTGAGTCCTGCAATTTCCATTGACCAGAAATCTACTTCCCATAATCCGCGATCAACTGTCGGCACGGTCACGGAGATCTATGATTATTTGCGCTTATTATTTGGTCGTGCAGGTTCGCCCCATTGCCCGATCTGCGATCGCAATATTGCGCCCCAGAGCATCGATCACATGGTGGATACGATTATGGAGTTAAGCGATCGCACGCGCTTCCAATTACTCGCACCCGTGATTCGTGGCAAAAAGGGAACCCATAAAAAATTATTAGCGAGTCTGGCTTCGGAAGGTTTTGGCAGAGTTCGCATTGATGGCGAAGTGCGGGAACTGAGCGACAATATCGAACTAGATAAAAACAAACTCCATGATATTGAAATTGTCGTCGATCGCTTAGTTCGTAAGGATGATATTCAAGAGCGCTTAACGGATTCTCTCGCTACCTGTTTAAAACGTGCCGAAGGAATCGCGATGGTAGAGATTTTAAATCCCTCACCCCCAGCCCCTCTCCCAGAGGGAGAGGGGAGCAAGAAATCTAAGCCAGAAAGTAATATTCTGACTTTCTCAGAAAACTTCGCCTGTCCTGAACATGGAGCGGTGATGGAAGAACTATCGCCCCGTATGTTCTCTTTCAATTCTCCCTATGGCGCTTGTCCTGCTTGTCATGGATTGGGAAGTATTAAAACCTTTAACCCTGAACTGATCGTCCCCGATCCCTCTTTACCTGTATATGCAGCGATCGCGCCTTGGGCGGACAAAACTCATACCTATTACATTTCGCTCCTATCCAGTGTGGGTGAATATGCAGGATTTGAAATTAACACACCTTGGGAAAAGCTCTCTCAAGCCCAGATTGATATTATTCTCTACGGTACTACGGAGAAAATTTTAATTAAGCCCGACTCCCTTTATCGCGATCGCAGTGAGGGCTATTACAAACGCTATGAAGGGGCGATCGCCATTCTCGAACAGCAGTACAAAGAGGCGGGCGAATCGCAACGGCAAAAGCTAGAGAATTATCTGATCGAGCAGTCCTGCGCTACTTGCGAAGGTACACGCCTTAAACCCGAATCCCTTGCGGTTCGCATTGGCGGCTTTAACATTATTGACTTTGTATCGGTTCCCATTGGCACTTGCTTAGACCGTCTCAAAAATCTCGATCTCGATACAAGGACAAGACAAATAGGCGATCGCGTGTTGCAAGAAATCGAAGCCCGACTGCAATTTTTATTAGATGTCGGTTTAGATTACTTGACCCTTGATCGTTCCACGATGTCGCTCTCTGGCGGCGAAGCCCAACGGATTCGCCTTGCTACTCAGATCGGGTCAGGGTTAACAGGAGTTCTCTATGTATTGGATGAACCGAGCATTGGACTGCATCAACGGGATAACTCACGATTGCTTGCCACGTTAACTAAACTGCGCGATCTCGGTAACACCTTAATCGTGGTCGAGCATGACGAAGAAACCATTCGGGCGGCTGATTATCTGGTTGATATCGGACCGGGAGCAGGCGTGCATGGGGGACGAGTTGTCGCTCAAGGCAGTGTTAAGGATATTGAAAAAAATCCCGAATCCCTCACGGGAGCCTATCTCTCTAAACAAAAGCAAATCTTCACCCCTGCGGAACGCCGCGAAGGCAATGGCAAACATCTAGAAATTTGTAATGCTCATCTGAATAACCTCAAAAATGTCAATGTCAAAATTCCCCTTGGAAAGCTAGTCTGCATCACAGGCGTATCAGGCTCAGGCAAATCCACCTTAATTAACGACCTGCTGCACCATTCCCTCGAACATAACTTTTCGCGGAAAGTACCAGTTCCTAAAGGCATTGATGAAGTCAAGGGACTCAAGCACCTTGATAAATTTATCGTTATCGATCAATCCCCCATCGGACGCACGCCCCGATCCAACCCTGCGACTTATACAGGGCTATTCGATGTGATCCGTGAAACCTTTGCGCTGACAACGGCGGCAAAAACTCGCGGCTACAAGGCGGGACAATTTTCCTTTAACGTCAAGGGTGGGCGCTGCGAAGCTTGTTCAGGTCAAGGCGTAAATATCATTTCCATGAATTTCCTGCCCGATGTCTATGTGCAGTGCGATGTTTGCAAAGGTGCAAGATATAACCGTGAGACGTTGCAAGTTAAGTACAAGGAAAAGACGATCGCTGATGTGCTAGATATGACCATCGAAGAAGCGATGCACTTTTTCGAGAATATTCCCTCTGCCCATGCCAAATTGGGAATGCTGGTGGATGTGGGCTTAGGCTATGTGCGTCTCGGTCAGTCGGCTCCCACGCTTTCAGGCGGTGAGGCACAACGGGTGAAACTTGCCACCGAGTTAGCACGTCGAGCCACAGGCAAAACTCTATATTTAATCGATGAGCCGACCACGGGTTTAAGCTTTTACGATGTGCATAAGTTGTTGGATGTGATGCAGCGCCTCGTTGACAAGGGCAATAGCATTATCACAATTGAACATAATCTCGATGTAATTCGCTGTGCGGATTGGATTATTGATCTGGGACCTGAAGGAGGCGATCGCGGCGGCGAGGTGATAGCGGAAGGCACGCCCGAACAGGTGGCAAAAGTGAAGAAATCTTACACTGGCAAATATCTCAAGCAAGTATTAGCCGAATATCCTCGCAGTAAACCCTAA
- a CDS encoding ABC transporter ATP-binding protein — translation MRDYVYPQRFLIAKAFLCTLVFIGTMPLLAELLGRVAQALGKGDVTAILQIAAFTVIMFVFRGLGQYGQDSMMAKAALNAARDLRVDVYSHLQTLDLEYFAESRTGDLSYRLTEDIDRIGEVIGKFFHQFVPSVLQLIFVLAYMIYLNWILTLTTLAVAPLIALLIAWFGERMLNLSRRSQDQVSNLAALLSETFSGIRLVRAFATESYEIERFKEESEQNSRRKYAADRVRAIQYPVVGFLEAAGICFLFLLGGWLISNNWLKPEQFVAFGAGVALLIDPISNTTNSYNELKQAEASVDRIFEMFEIQPVVVEKPNAIALPEVTGKVEYINVGFHYQSDRPVLTDINLVANKGEAIALVGASGAGKSTLMSLLMRFHDVKSGQILIDGYDIRDIQIKSLRRQLALVPQENILFSGTVASNIAFGQKDYDTQAVENAARIANAHDFIMELPQGYDTWVGERGVNLSGGQRQRISIARAVLHNPKILILDEATSALDTESESLVQEALQRLMQGRTTFIIAHRLATIRNSDRIIVLEQGQIVESGTHDELLQKAGRYAQLHSRQFDTIG, via the coding sequence ATGCGAGATTACGTTTATCCCCAACGTTTTCTGATTGCTAAAGCATTTTTATGTACGCTAGTCTTTATCGGCACAATGCCACTTCTTGCCGAACTGCTAGGACGAGTTGCACAGGCTCTCGGTAAGGGGGATGTTACTGCCATTTTACAAATCGCGGCTTTTACCGTAATTATGTTTGTATTTCGGGGACTGGGGCAGTATGGGCAGGACTCGATGATGGCAAAGGCTGCACTAAATGCCGCTAGGGACTTGCGCGTTGATGTATATTCCCATTTGCAAACCCTTGATTTGGAATATTTCGCCGAATCAAGGACTGGAGATTTGTCCTATCGACTGACTGAGGATATTGATCGCATTGGCGAAGTCATCGGCAAATTTTTCCATCAGTTTGTGCCGTCAGTACTGCAATTGATTTTTGTATTGGCGTACATGATCTATTTGAATTGGATTTTAACCCTGACAACTCTGGCGGTTGCGCCTTTGATTGCTTTACTAATTGCGTGGTTTGGTGAGAGGATGTTAAATCTCAGCCGCCGCAGTCAAGATCAAGTTTCTAATCTCGCAGCCCTCTTATCAGAAACCTTTAGCGGCATTCGCCTTGTTCGTGCCTTTGCTACAGAATCCTATGAAATTGAGAGGTTTAAAGAGGAATCAGAACAAAATAGCCGTCGTAAATATGCCGCCGATCGCGTTAGGGCAATTCAATACCCCGTAGTTGGTTTTTTGGAAGCCGCAGGAATTTGCTTCTTATTTTTATTGGGAGGGTGGCTGATCTCGAACAATTGGCTCAAGCCAGAGCAGTTTGTCGCCTTTGGTGCAGGTGTGGCGCTACTAATTGACCCAATTTCTAATACCACCAATAGCTACAACGAACTCAAGCAAGCTGAAGCTTCCGTCGATCGCATTTTTGAGATGTTTGAAATTCAACCCGTTGTGGTTGAGAAGCCTAATGCGATCGCCCTTCCTGAAGTCACAGGCAAAGTCGAATATATTAATGTCGGCTTCCATTATCAAAGCGATCGCCCTGTACTGACGGATATTAATCTTGTCGCCAATAAAGGTGAAGCGATCGCCCTAGTCGGTGCATCGGGTGCAGGTAAATCCACCTTGATGAGTCTCTTGATGCGCTTCCATGATGTGAAGTCTGGACAGATTCTCATTGATGGCTATGACATTCGCGATATCCAAATCAAAAGCCTGCGCCGCCAGCTAGCCCTTGTTCCCCAAGAAAATATTCTCTTCTCAGGAACCGTTGCCTCGAATATTGCCTTCGGACAGAAAGATTATGATACGCAAGCAGTGGAGAATGCAGCAAGAATTGCCAATGCCCATGACTTCATTATGGAACTTCCCCAAGGTTACGACACTTGGGTGGGAGAACGTGGTGTGAATCTCTCTGGTGGTCAGCGGCAACGCATTTCCATCGCTAGAGCCGTTCTCCACAATCCCAAAATCCTAATTCTTGATGAAGCAACTTCTGCACTTGACACTGAATCTGAAAGCCTTGTCCAAGAAGCGTTACAGCGCTTAATGCAAGGGCGCACTACATTTATCATCGCACACCGCTTAGCGACAATTAGAAATAGCGATCGCATTATCGTTTTAGAGCAAGGTCAAATCGTGGAATCAGGAACCCACGATGAACTATTGCAAAAGGCAGGACGCTATGCCCAATTGCATTCTCGCCAGTTTGATACAATAGGCTAA
- a CDS encoding ankyrin repeat domain-containing protein: MLFKRPLFSTSLFIGLLILNGGCNQDSYGICKKPNEIRKYVKWGGDPNRHEDVLIYGNWSSMKLSPPLLGCAVQSGDLSLVQFLVSKGAYVNGRDDITGHTPLHYLAFRFGDPSGSYEIAKFLTDKGADVNAKDFDGNTPLHLVPSHWSDVAELLINRGANVNAQNKSYQTPLHTAASSYCGTKVIKLLLAAKVEVNTKDFIGSTPLHYAVGNNCVESVAMLVDAGADVDWKDNKGISPFIQANEKYLDATRGGTYKEEGETYQKMIRIMEAARKRRS, encoded by the coding sequence ATGCTGTTCAAACGTCCACTATTCAGTACCAGCCTATTCATTGGACTGCTAATTCTCAATGGTGGATGTAACCAAGATAGCTACGGAATCTGTAAAAAACCGAACGAAATTAGAAAATATGTTAAGTGGGGTGGCGATCCCAATCGGCACGAAGATGTCCTGATTTATGGAAATTGGAGTTCAATGAAATTATCGCCACCTTTGCTCGGCTGTGCAGTTCAAAGTGGAGATTTAAGCTTGGTACAATTCCTGGTGAGCAAAGGTGCGTATGTGAATGGTCGTGATGACATCACTGGTCACACACCACTGCATTATTTAGCCTTTCGTTTTGGAGATCCTTCTGGTTCGTATGAAATTGCAAAGTTTTTAACTGACAAAGGTGCTGATGTCAATGCAAAAGATTTTGACGGAAATACTCCATTGCATCTAGTGCCGTCCCACTGGAGTGACGTAGCCGAACTGCTGATTAATCGAGGGGCTAATGTCAATGCTCAAAATAAGTCCTACCAAACTCCTTTGCATACAGCGGCTTCGTCATATTGCGGCACTAAAGTGATCAAATTGTTACTCGCAGCAAAAGTCGAAGTTAACACGAAAGACTTTATAGGTAGCACACCCCTACATTACGCAGTTGGAAATAATTGTGTTGAGAGTGTAGCTATGTTAGTAGACGCAGGAGCTGACGTGGATTGGAAGGACAACAAGGGAATCTCGCCTTTCATCCAAGCCAATGAGAAATATCTGGATGCGACGCGAGGTGGAACCTACAAAGAAGAAGGGGAAACATATCAGAAGATGATTCGCATTATGGAAGCTGCTAGAAAGCGCCGCTCTTAG
- the tyrS gene encoding tyrosine--tRNA ligase: MSLNKPNFATLLERGVVEIFPNNESENLRDRIQKSDRPLRIKLGIDPTRPDLHLGHTVALRKLRQFQDAGHKAVLIIGDFTAQIGDPTGRSEARPRLTPEEVAYNAETYLDQAKKILDFSSDRFELRRNGEWLNKLDLQQIITLQASMTVGQMLAKEGFSDRYEKGNPIYLHEFLYPLLQGYDSVAIDSDVELGGTDQKFNILVGRDLQLKDPNRQGKPAQFGLLLPLLVGLDGVQKMSKSLGNYVGLTDEPLSMYSKLEKVPDALVDKYFELLTDIDLATLPENPREKQKQLALAIVSQYHSPEAALQAQQDAEKIVLAGNTTDLGDIPEFDLAQINFPAPLHYLVKASGLCKSNSEAQSQIKNGAVKLDGEKLGDRTFANVEELSGKVLQVGKKKFLRLT, translated from the coding sequence ATGTCTCTAAACAAACCAAATTTTGCAACCCTTCTAGAACGTGGCGTTGTTGAAATATTTCCCAATAATGAATCCGAGAACCTCCGCGATCGCATTCAAAAGAGCGATCGCCCCCTCCGCATTAAATTAGGTATTGATCCCACTCGTCCTGATTTGCATTTAGGGCATACTGTCGCTTTGCGAAAACTGCGTCAATTCCAAGATGCAGGACATAAGGCAGTATTAATTATTGGTGACTTCACGGCTCAAATCGGCGATCCTACAGGACGCTCTGAAGCTAGACCTCGCCTCACCCCTGAAGAAGTTGCCTACAATGCCGAAACCTATTTAGATCAAGCGAAGAAAATTCTCGATTTCTCTAGCGATCGCTTTGAGTTGCGCCGCAATGGTGAATGGTTAAATAAACTAGATTTGCAGCAAATTATTACTTTGCAAGCGAGTATGACCGTCGGGCAGATGCTTGCTAAAGAAGGATTTAGCGATCGCTACGAAAAGGGCAATCCGATTTACTTACATGAATTTTTGTACCCACTTTTACAAGGCTATGACTCCGTAGCGATCGATTCTGATGTGGAGCTAGGTGGCACTGACCAAAAGTTTAATATTCTCGTGGGGCGCGATCTGCAACTAAAAGACCCAAATCGTCAGGGTAAACCTGCCCAATTTGGACTATTGCTACCTTTACTGGTGGGATTGGATGGTGTGCAGAAAATGTCTAAATCCCTTGGCAACTACGTCGGACTCACCGATGAGCCATTGAGTATGTACTCCAAACTCGAAAAAGTCCCCGATGCCCTAGTGGATAAATATTTCGAGTTGCTTACGGATATCGATCTTGCTACGCTCCCTGAAAATCCTCGCGAAAAGCAAAAACAACTCGCACTAGCGATCGTCAGTCAATACCATAGCCCTGAAGCCGCACTCCAAGCGCAACAGGATGCCGAAAAAATCGTCCTCGCAGGTAATACTACCGATCTTGGTGATATTCCTGAGTTTGACCTCGCGCAAATTAATTTCCCTGCGCCTTTGCATTATTTAGTGAAGGCTTCAGGACTTTGCAAAAGTAATAGTGAAGCCCAAAGCCAAATCAAAAATGGTGCGGTGAAACTTGATGGTGAAAAATTAGGCGATCGCACCTTTGCGAATGTTGAAGAATTATCAGGTAAGGTCTTACAAGTCGGTAAGAAGAAGTTTCTACGATTAACCTAA
- a CDS encoding Uma2 family endonuclease, which yields MSPYLLKTPNLIHKNLPSSEELPDSDETPVDNQLQDLLPHLMLSVLATIWAERMDWYFGVDMAVYYDPDQPAIVPDAFLALGVERIINDGLRLSYVLWEEEQLPILTLEVVSRKYRNEYSDKKAFYADLGILYYVIYNPYRRRLPRFEVYKLVGNHYEKLQGKSKQEPIWLPEIGLAIGVEHGIYQGISREWVYWYNESGDRYLTPEETNLQLRQKTQKYEDMLRSLGVDPNAI from the coding sequence ATGTCTCCCTATCTGCTCAAAACGCCAAATCTAATTCACAAGAATCTGCCATCTTCTGAAGAATTGCCAGATTCCGACGAAACGCCTGTGGATAATCAACTACAAGATCTATTACCGCACCTGATGCTCAGCGTCCTTGCCACTATTTGGGCTGAGCGCATGGATTGGTATTTTGGTGTGGATATGGCAGTTTATTACGATCCCGATCAGCCAGCGATCGTTCCTGATGCTTTTTTGGCGTTGGGTGTGGAGCGTATTATTAACGATGGATTACGCCTTAGCTATGTCCTTTGGGAAGAAGAACAGTTACCAATTCTTACCTTAGAAGTCGTTTCTCGAAAATATCGGAATGAGTATAGCGACAAAAAAGCTTTCTATGCCGATTTAGGAATTCTCTATTACGTCATATACAATCCCTATCGTCGCCGCTTGCCTAGATTTGAAGTCTATAAACTTGTCGGAAATCACTACGAAAAATTGCAAGGCAAATCGAAACAAGAACCTATTTGGCTACCCGAAATCGGATTGGCGATCGGTGTCGAACATGGCATATATCAAGGTATTTCCCGTGAATGGGTTTATTGGTATAACGAATCAGGCGATCGCTACCTCACTCCCGAAGAAACCAATCTCCAGCTAAGACAAAAAACTCAAAAATACGAGGATATGCTGCGATCGCTAGGGGTTGATCCTAATGCGATCTAA
- a CDS encoding dTDP-4-dehydrorhamnose 3,5-epimerase has product MAVNRSIQRKVEIRYLSSMKNGMAEFYTPQASHETMLVQIAAGAIDDLFVHHFQTDQLLVVRGSFVLVVLSDRQYQYIPLSEYRPAVVTIPPNVPHAAINLSDQPCVMVNAVLRHGAPYAKDYQPRRHPFPFDLDAARRAIASLEMPISA; this is encoded by the coding sequence ATGGCTGTAAACAGATCTATCCAAAGAAAAGTAGAGATTCGATACCTTTCCTCAATGAAAAATGGAATGGCTGAGTTTTATACCCCACAGGCAAGTCATGAAACTATGCTTGTCCAGATTGCCGCAGGAGCGATCGATGATTTGTTTGTGCATCATTTCCAGACCGATCAACTGCTAGTAGTACGCGGGAGTTTTGTCCTCGTAGTGCTGAGCGATCGCCAATATCAATATATTCCTCTCAGCGAATATCGTCCTGCGGTGGTGACGATTCCTCCCAATGTGCCGCACGCCGCCATTAATCTCAGCGATCAACCCTGTGTGATGGTCAATGCCGTTTTGCGACACGGTGCGCCCTATGCCAAGGATTACCAACCCCGTCGCCATCCTTTTCCTTTCGATCTTGACGCAGCTCGTCGGGCGATCGCTTCTTTGGAAATGCCAATCAGTGCTTAG
- the psaC gene encoding photosystem I iron-sulfur center protein PsaC: MSHAVKIYDTCIGCTQCVRACPCDVLEMVPWDGCKAAQIASSPRTEDCIGCKRCETACPTDFLSVRVYLGAETSRSLGLTY, from the coding sequence ATGTCGCATGCAGTCAAAATTTATGACACCTGTATCGGCTGCACACAATGCGTGCGTGCCTGTCCTTGTGATGTTTTGGAAATGGTTCCTTGGGATGGATGCAAAGCGGCTCAAATCGCTTCTTCTCCCCGTACTGAGGACTGCATTGGTTGCAAACGTTGCGAAACTGCTTGCCCCACTGACTTCCTAAGCGTCCGTGTCTATCTTGGTGCTGAAACCAGCCGTAGCTTGGGTCTGACCTACTAA
- a CDS encoding M14 family metallopeptidase has translation MLDVFDRLPDGLLDLESDQIYKILERPTLIHLEGDRQAPLFVSVLLHGNETTSWLAIRELLRKYEAQRLPRSLSIFIGNVSAARYRLRHLPNQPDYNRIWQTGNTPEHHMAQQVIEEMRSRGVFASIDVHNNTGRNPHYGCITHLEKDFRKLARLFGKTVVYYTSPKTVQSFAFGHFCPSIVVECGQPDVPDGTVHALEFMETCLNLDSFDSLPDSLIADIDLFHTVAIVKVPEEINFSFEGNPNDDITFPAEMDCLNFCELPIGANFGKTKNESAYLSALSEDGEEKGDRYFQIENGEIKLKIAAMPSMLTLDTDIIRQDCLCYLMERLPLKTK, from the coding sequence ATGCTTGACGTTTTCGATCGCTTGCCCGACGGTTTACTCGATCTTGAGTCCGATCAGATTTACAAAATACTTGAGCGCCCCACACTAATTCACTTAGAAGGCGATCGCCAAGCACCATTGTTTGTTTCAGTTTTGCTACATGGGAATGAAACTACCAGTTGGTTAGCGATCCGTGAATTACTGCGAAAATATGAAGCTCAAAGGCTACCGCGATCACTATCAATATTTATCGGTAATGTTTCAGCAGCAAGATATCGCCTCAGACATCTACCCAATCAGCCTGACTACAATCGCATTTGGCAAACAGGGAACACTCCAGAGCATCACATGGCGCAACAGGTAATAGAGGAAATGCGATCGCGTGGGGTATTTGCCAGCATTGATGTGCATAATAATACGGGCAGGAATCCTCACTATGGCTGCATTACGCATTTAGAGAAGGATTTTCGGAAACTGGCGAGATTATTTGGCAAAACCGTTGTCTATTACACTAGTCCCAAAACAGTACAGTCCTTTGCTTTTGGACATTTTTGCCCCTCGATCGTTGTAGAGTGTGGTCAGCCCGATGTTCCCGATGGCACAGTCCATGCCTTGGAATTCATGGAAACTTGCCTCAATCTCGATAGTTTTGATAGTCTGCCAGATTCGCTGATCGCAGATATTGATTTATTTCACACGGTGGCGATCGTCAAAGTCCCTGAAGAAATTAATTTCAGTTTCGAGGGTAATCCTAACGATGACATCACTTTTCCTGCGGAAATGGATTGCCTCAATTTTTGTGAATTACCGATTGGGGCAAACTTTGGTAAAACAAAAAACGAAAGCGCCTATTTATCAGCCCTGAGCGAGGATGGTGAAGAAAAAGGCGATCGCTATTTCCAGATCGAAAATGGCGAAATTAAATTAAAAATCGCAGCTATGCCATCAATGCTAACTCTCGACACTGATATTATTCGCCAAGATTGCCTGTGCTATCTCATGGAGCGCTTACCACTTAAGACCAAATAA